ttaagccaccgcgcccggccttctgtaGCATTCTCAAAATGGTAGAGATAAAGAACAggggttgccaggggttgggctAACACACAGGACATGTGTGTGGTGATGGAACAGTTCTATACCTTGTTGAGATTATATGAATTTTTACATatgataaaattgcatagaaaCACACAAACATGTGCGTGCATGTAACACTGGTGAAACCTGAATAAGATCTTTCTGAATTGTACCAATGTCAGTTTCttggttttgatattgtactgtagttatgtaagatgttactattaggggaaactgggtaaagggtacaGAGAATCTCTACTACTTTTGCAatttcctgtgaatctataatcTCTCCATAGCAACCTGAACAATCCTTTTAAAAagctgttggccgggcgcggtggctcaagcctgtaatcccagcactttgggaggccgagacgggcggatcacgaggtcaggagatcgaaaccatcctggctaatacggtgaaaccctgtctctacttaaaaatacaaaaaactagccgggcaacgaggcgagcgcctgtagtcccagctactcgggaggctgaggcaggagaatggcgtaaacccgggaggcggagcttgcagtgagctgagatccggccactgcactccagcctgggcgacagagcaagactccgtctccaaaaataaaagaaaacatataatacaGAGTTTAGGTTCTGTTAAAGAAATATATCTAAAATTCAGAGGGCTGAAGGCAAAGATCAGTTCTATCTAGGTAATTAGAGAAGACTTCATTGAGGAGCTAACTTAAATATCCCAAAAGTTAAGGAGATGCTTACCAATAGGATTATAGGCTAGGTAGTAGGGACATTTTAGTCATTGAGCAGTTTAAGAAATTTGTAAAAGCACAAATGAGATTGTGTCTTTTAGGAACAAAATCATGGAGAAAGTTGTATGTCAAGCTGAGAAGTTTTATTTTCATCCTGAAGGCCATAAGTAGTCAGTGAAGGGGTTTCAGTAGAGAGTGGCGTATCTGGTGTATTTTATCAAGAGTATGCTAATGGCACAATGTGGGTAGCTTAGAGAAAGATAAAATTGCTcatgatttattctttttcagcTACGACTAATAGACTGGGGTTTGGCTGAGTTTTATCATCCTGGCCAAGAATATAATGTCCGAGTTGCTTCCCGATACTTCAAAGGTCCTGAGCTACTTGTAGACTATCAGGTGAGAAGAGAAGGGCAGGCATAATTTTGGTCCTGTGATTATTTCGCacataatttacaaaaaaaaaaaaaatgtcattttgtgCATttaggtgctgggattataggcctgaaccaccacgcctggccttttgttCGTGTTTTGAGGTAGGgttttcctctgttgcccaggctggagtacaatgccgtgatcatagctcactgcagccccaaacttctgggctcaagtgatcctcccagcttagcctcctgagtagctgggactacaggcatgcgctaccacatccagctaatttttaactttttgtgtgtAGAGAgaaagtctcactatattgcccaggctgatctcaaactcctaggcacaacccatcctcccaccttggctccccaaagtgctgagattacaggcatgagccaccatgcccatcctgtAACTAAGTTTAACCAGTCTTCAGAGTAAATTCAAGAATGTTTTCTTGTTCTTCTGAATTGTATACTAAATATAAAGGTCTCCCCAGCTCCACCGAGAAGCCTTCTTTCTCCtcacagaaaaaggagaaaggaaccaAATTAATAATAGATTtgccaagttttaaaaatctaaagtttTCTTGGGAGTATCTTTTATGCCAGTCTTTCCAACTTATTAccagttgtttttaaaagtttcagactcgggccgggcgcggtggctcaagcctgtaatcccagcactttgggaggccgaggcgggcggatcacgaggtcaggagatcgagaccatcctggcgaacacggtgaaaccccgtctctactaaaaaaatacaaaaatctagccgggcgaggtggcgggcgcctgtagtcctagctactgcggaggctgaggcaggagaatggcgtaaacccgggaggcagagcttgcagtgagctgagatccggccactgcactccagcccgggcgacagagcgagactctgtctccaaaaaaaaaaaaaaaaaagtttcagactCTTTGTTCTTGTAGGAATTTCTTTCTTGGGATCTTAAGGCTATAGCCCTGAGCTCAAAAAGCGTTTTATGCATAAAAATAGTTTGTACAGTATTACTAATAATTGTGAAAAACAGAACACTGTCCTATTATAGgaaaattaaagattaaattctgaaacatttatgtaataaaatactaATGATACACATTAGATGGTTTCCATGGGCTAAcaatttggagggttttttttgtgtgtgtaagtgaagaaaacaattcaaaatagtatatttattagctgagcatagtggtgtatgcctgtaatcctacctactcaaggcctaagcccaggagttggaggttacagtgagctatgatcgtgccactacactccagcctgagcaacagagcaagaccctgtgtctttaaaaaaaaaaaaaaaaaaaaaaaaaaaaaagccaggcacagtggctcacgcctgtaatcccagcacttggaaaggccgaggcaggtagatcacgtggtcaggagttcaagaccagcctggccaagatggtgaaaccctgtctctactaaaaatacaaaaaaattagccaggcgtggtggcgggcacttgtaatcccagctgctcgggaggctgaggcagagaattgcttgaacctgggaagctgaggttgcagtgagccaagatcacacccctgcactccagtctgggcaacagagcaagactctgtctcaaataaaaaattttaaaaagtaaaaattatcttaaaatctaGTGAAAGATGCGTGAAAGAAAAGACTAGCCAGgtgcaggtggctcatgcctgtgatcctagcactttgggagcctaaggcgagtggatcatgaggtaaggcgttcgagaccagcctggccaacatagtgaaacctcgtctctactaaaaatacaaaattagccaggcatggtggcacgcgcctgtagttccagctactcaggaggctgaggcagagaattgcttgaacctgggaggcggaggttgtggtgagccacgattgtgcctctgcattccagcctgggcagcagagtgagactctgtctccaaaaaaaaaaaaaaaaaaaaaaaaagacttaaaagaagTATATGAAGATGTTATTAGTGTTTTGATTTTGAGTCagtggagtgatttttttttttttaatcttttattttgaagTGACAGGCCTGGGGATTCACAAATAATAGTGAGTTTACTTTTATGCAGATGTACGATTATAGTTTGGATATGTGGAGTTTGGGTTGTATGCTGGCAAGTATGATCTTTCGGAAGGAGCCATTTTTCCATGGACATGACAATTATGATCAGGTAATATATGTTATACCCACTGAAAAATTTACTGGTCTAATGCAATGATAGCCAGGACTGCCTATAATTTTCAGTTCACTGTTTGTTCAGCCACCCTGATATTGATCCTTAGACTGATGTTTTGGGAGCTACCAGCTTAGCTTTTTGAAATCAGACTTTCCCTCTTAGTCCTTGTCATTTGCATTGCTTGTTTTATTGTGAAGAATACATACAAATTGTcgtccagatttttaaaataggacaTTACCTTAGAATTCTCCTAATACAACCTTATTCTCCAAGACGAAGGTTTCTCCAATATGTTAGCCTATTATTTCTGTGATCCTTTTGTCTCTTTATATGGGTTGAGTTATAGATGTTTCTTAAGCTAACTCCACTTCCCCCTTGAAGACCAAAGGGCTCTTTCATTCACAAGAACCTGGAATGATTCTAGGACCTTGTGGAAGGTACCATTGTCTTGTTCCCTTTGAGCGCCATGtccaattttaatgtatttaaagaaTACAACCTGAATTCCATTAAAGTCAATAACTCCGTTTCAAGTCATGCAGTACTGaggaatacagaaaaagaaagaatagttcTTCCCTCGAGTAGTTCATAGTTGATCTTGTAAGGGAgtcaaacataaaacaaaatagattatAGTCATAACTTCAGAGTAGAAGTGTGGACAAGGCACAAAAGGCAGTAGCGATGAGTAGTTTGAGTGTGCAATGGGAGCTTCCCAAAAGAAGTGACATTTTCAATTGGGTTTTGAGGGGAGAAAAATAAGAATTCGCCAGGATGACAtttcaagagaaagaaaccagTTTATAAAGTAGTTTGCTTTTTCTAACACTATCCCATTGAGTTGAAGTCTAAAACTGTTAGGAGGTAGCATTCATACCTATAGACATGATGACCCCTTTATGTTGATTCAATCATTATTAATTGTTGATTTGATCATATAATAGCTTGTGGTACgggtttttgtctttctttaatACTAGTTGGTGAGGATAGCCAAGGTTCTGGGGACAGAAGATTTATATGACTATATTGACAAATACAACATTGAATTAGATCCACGTTTCAATGATATCTTGGGCAGGTAAGTCATGAAACAAAATATGTGCGTCTGTGGCTTAAGCACTTTGGGTGTGAACTGGCACTTAGGATCTTCAAAACAGTTAAATTCTCTTCGCCAACACTGTCAGGATGTCAGTGGTCCAGTGCCACAGGATGCTGCATTGAGCAGGCCTCTAGATAAAGGCATTGCATTGAATGGCCCTTTATTCAAATTCACTTACAGGAGTCTGATGGAGGGATTATAGCTAGAGGATTCCTACAAAATGAATGAAGTGTAGATTCTAGTAGAAGGGTTACAGTTGAGGCAAAAATCAAAATCTGTCTTCATTTACCTTGCTTCTTTAAGTGAAAAACCTCtctccaagagaaagaaattgaaatagaaaatgcATGCTTTAAGACTGATGtgcagactgggcacagtgactcatatctgtaatcccagaactttaggaggccaaggcaggaggatcacttgagccctggagttggagaccagccagggctACATAATGAGACCCTCGActccatgagaaaataaaaagtcagccctgcatggtgatgtgtgccagTAGTCCAGACtaccaggaagctgaggcgggagcttcccttgagcccaggagggagtgctgcagagagctgtgaacATGtggctgcactccagtctgggcaacagagtgagaccctgtctcacaaaaaaaaaaaaaaaaaaaaaaagactatatgcAGACAACCAACTCTAACAGTAGTGACTAGATACAGTACTTAAACACTTAACCACTTAACAGGAGGAGACGGACTTTCCTGATGCAAAGGCTTTTTCTGGCCAAGTGGCAGAGATGCCAGGAATATGTGTGGGGATGGGAAATAGGCCTGGTGAGCTCAGCCACCTGACCCTCCTTGCTACACAGAAGCAGTCACGTCCTGCCAAGTAACCTGAATTATGTTTCTTAAAACTGAGAGGACTCAGATGTCTTTATTTACTCTAGCTATGTTATTTCCAGTCTTGTTAGCTTTGTTGTCCCACTCAGTGGCACAGTGGTGCAAGATTACTCTCTTGAGTTTTGATCCCTCTTTGCTTTTGGCTGGGCTTTTAGCCActaagaaaaatgtagaaatgaaatGTCGAACTTCTCTGCCCACGTGGCCCATTTCTTATTCCCTCTTTTGGTTCTGCAGACACTCTCGAAAGCGATGGGAACGCTTTGTCCACAGTGAAAATCAGCACCTTGTCAGCCCTGAGGCCTTGGATTTCCTGGACAAACTGCTGCGATATGACCACCAGTCACGGCTTACTGCAAGAGAGGCCATGGAACACCCCTATTTCTGTGAGTCCAGATATCTAGCCCACAGAGTTTGTGTAGGCCCAGAGTCCTATAGAACAGAGTCGTAATCCCAGCTCCTGTTGGATTGCTGCACAGTTAATTCACCCACACTGAGCCTCAGATTCTTCCAGTGGGGATAGTGATGGCAACTACATTGCAGAATTATTGGAAGAATTCTTCTCTAATAGAATACATGACACAAGAGCATTCCTAAATAAACTTCTTTCATACTGTGAGGATGACACCTCAGTCTGGAATGGTTTCAATTAGAATACACAGCCCTATATCTGTCCTTTCTCTAGTAATCACTCATTGGAAAGAGCTAATGAGGCTTACAAATCTTAATATTGTATGAACACCTTGACTTAGATTTGTGAATATAGCCACCTGTGCCATCCTAAGTGAAAATACCACTTAGATCCACCCCATCCTTACTGTGATGTTAGCTACAACATTACATTTTTCCTTTGGTAATAGTGTAATGGTTTTCTAGTGAATCATTTATACTTTTGCCCAGTCTCCTGTACCTGAAGCAGACAGGCTGATTGGGATAGAGAATGTGGTCATAGCCCTGACCTACATGGACCTCTAGCTTTGTCCTACTTGGTACTGAGCTGTGGGCACACTGGTAATATATTACTATCTTTGCCAAGTTACAGTGTCTTGTCTCCATTAAACCTCAACAGGACCAGCTTCATTTTAAATTAGCTCTACTATAAATAATTACCTCATCTTTATACCATTTGGTTGAAGGGTTAGCTTTTACCACAGTTTGATAGGAaagctatttctattttttaccaCTTGTCTAATGGTGAAGGCAATTGCCACCTTAAGTTCTTTGGGGAATAATGTAGAGTATAAGTAAAACGCAAAGAATGAAGCTGGCTGCTTTCAGGCTCCCAGACCATTAGTTTAATCTTTCAAGCAAAACAGAACCTagcctttttgtctcttttttagaCACTGTTGTGAAGGACCAGGCTCGAATGGGTTCATCTAGCATGCCAGGGGGCAGTACGCCCGTCAGCAGCGCCAATATGATGTCAGGTCAGTTCATTGgtaaattttcttcaaaaaaatgtgGAAGTCAATTACTATTCTTAGCTTTGTGGTCTGATTTCTTGTATACTTTCTCTTCTCTGTACTGGTGTccttatgacttttttttaaccAGGTTTCAGCGTGCTTGACACTTGGTATACTTTAATGATACTGTCTTAAGTAGGGTATCCCCTTCTAGGCTAGAATTCCAGCATTCCTAACTGAAAATTTCTGGCATAGGGGTTTGAAAATGCCAagccatgaaaaggaaaattacacCATTTCATCTTATAGTTTGAAATGACAGTAGTTACGTGGCCCTTAGAAACAATGTTAAGAAATGGGTATAGAGGTGGAGTTTGTGCATAGGTGTGTATGTGTACCAGGACAGTTCTGTGATATTTGCCACAGTAACTATAGAGTGCCTATCAGTTGTAAAAACATaagtaaaattgtttttcattattgAATCATTGTGATGTATAGTGAATCTTTATAGAGGACCCAATTATTCCAaaggaactacaggcacatagcATAAGAATTAGACATGTAGGCAACATCCAAGTGGGTGCACGAGTGGTAGTGAAGGCATTTACTAGGCATTTACTTACATACCCTCAAATAATTGCTGTTCccctcccccccccttttttttcttttcttttttttttttttttttttttgagacggagtctcgctctgtcgcacaggctggagtgcagtggccgatctcagctcactgcaagctctgcctcccgggttcacgccattctcctgcctcagcctcccgagtggctgggactacaggcgcccgccacctcgcctggctagttttttgtattttttagtggagatggggtttcaccgtgttcgccaggatggtctcgatctcctgacctcatgatccgcccgtctcggcctcccaaagtgctaggattacaggcttgagccaccgcgcccggccccctcccccttttaaaaaaaaaaaaagaactagctgCCTTCTAGAATTTACCCCTTGAGTATCCTGCCTCTGTACAGAGTAATGTATATCCAAACTTACTTGTAGCCTTATTTGTAATAACAAAACATTGAGAATAGCTATCAGTAGGAAACTGGTTAAATCAATTATGGTATATCCATTCAATGGACTATGATGCAGCCAGAGAAAAGAATGTATAAGTGTTTCATGTTCTGTTAGATCTCCAACTCCAATATAataatgtgaaatttaaaactcaagatgcagggccaggtgcagtggctcatgcctgtaatcacagcactttgggaggctgaggcaggtggctcacttgaggtcaggagttcgagaccagcctggccagcatggcgaaaccctgtctctactggaaatacaaaaaattagctgggcatggtggcaggctcctttaatcccagctagttggaggctaaggcaagataatcgcttgaacctgggaggcagagattgcagtgagccaaaatcgcaccgctgcactccagcctgggtgagcgtga
This window of the Rhinopithecus roxellana isolate Shanxi Qingling chromosome 13, ASM756505v1, whole genome shotgun sequence genome carries:
- the CSNK2A1 gene encoding casein kinase II subunit alpha isoform X2, with the translated sequence MYEILKALDYCHSMGIMHRDVKPHNVMIDHEHRKLRLIDWGLAEFYHPGQEYNVRVASRYFKGPELLVDYQMYDYSLDMWSLGCMLASMIFRKEPFFHGHDNYDQLVRIAKVLGTEDLYDYIDKYNIELDPRFNDILGRHSRKRWERFVHSENQHLVSPEALDFLDKLLRYDHQSRLTAREAMEHPYFYTVVKDQARMGSSSMPGGSTPVSSANMMSGISSVPTPSPLGPLAGSPVIAAANPLGMPVPAAAGAQQ